Proteins encoded in a region of the Solea senegalensis isolate Sse05_10M unplaced genomic scaffold, IFAPA_SoseM_1 scf7180000014183, whole genome shotgun sequence genome:
- the mindy2 gene encoding ubiquitin carboxyl-terminal hydrolase MINDY-2 isoform X2: MENYANLHRDADGSSVCATIAADTSDVSVGGGGKGAVDRRKNSQAPLSTLVSGSCNDSTADVLAPCAVSVTSSAGECDASAALEVSPPAPEALKTDSVAGGSGSGSEDVVSNGMGHDDDDDDDDDDSVLLAAQDREGGASKLVNNKSEGPSPPRAQHSTDLCAEVLAPLAQLAKPTHLCPDNAITAAGDVRPGLPGDRTLSEGLPSGSDRDVSLGGESRSIDSLESFSNLNSCPSSDLNSEGLEDRGLALEDRGLALEDRGLALALHSDHSAEGTKSLCSKERAAAGQSIYHIKWIKWREENTPIITQNENGPCPLLAIMNVLLLAWKVKMPPMMEIITAEQLMEYLGDYILETKPKEISEAQRLNYEQNMSDAMAVLHKLQTGLDVNVKFTGVRVFEYTPECIVFDLLDIPLYHGWLVDPQMQDIVKAVSNCSYNQLVEKIISCKQSDNSELAGEGIVAEQFLSSTATQLTYHGLCELTSTVQEGELCVFFRNNHFSTMIKYKGQLYLLVTDQGFLTEEKVVWESLHNVDGDGNFCDSEFRLRPPSDPETVYRGQQDQIDQDYLMALSLQQEQQSHDLQWEQLPEGISDLELAKKLQEEEDRRASQYYQEQEQEQAAAAAAAAAAAAAAAAAAAQGQQEGAEGDEADRGGGAGAGGAVAGTAAGAAAAGAAGAAGAAGATASPGKQSSSGERKTKKEVKEKDKCVIL; encoded by the exons ATGGAGAACTACGCGAACCTGCATCGAGACGCGGACGGCAGCTCCGTGTGCGCCACGATAGCGGCGGACACGAGCGACGTGAGTGTCGGCGGCGGGGGGAAAGGAGCGGTCGACAGACGCAAGAATAGTCAGGCTCCTCTCAGTACTTTGGTCAGCGGTAGTTGTAATGACAGCACCGCGGACGTCCTCGCTCCCTGTGCGGTCAGTGTCACGTCCAGTGCCGGTGAGTGTGACGCCTCAGCGGCGCTGGAAGTTTCACCGCCAGCGCCGGAGGCTTTGAAGACGGACAGCGTGGCAGGCGGCTCAGGGTCGGGCTCCGAGGATGTGGTCAGTAACGGGATGgggcatgatgatgatgatgatgatgatgacgacgactcGGTGCTGCTGGCCGCACAAGATAGAGAGGGTGGTGCCTCAAAGTTGGTAAACAACAAAAGCGAAGGTCCGTCGCCGCCTCGCGCTCAGCACAGCACAGATTTGTGTGCTGAGGTTTTGGCTCCTTTGGCTCAACTTGCCAAACCCACGCACTTGTGTCCGGACAATGCAATCACAGCAGCGGGAGACGTAAGGCCGGGGCTGCCCGGGGATCGCACCTTATCGGAGGGATTGCCGAGTGGGAGTGACCGCGATGTCAGCCTCGGCGGAGAGTCCCGAAGCATAGATTCACTCGAGTCCTTCTCCAACCTGAACTCGTGCCCCAGCTCGGACCTGAACAGTGAGGGTTTGGAGGACCGAGGACTGGCTCTGGAGGACCGAGGACTGGCTCTGGAGGACCGAG GACTGGCTCTGGCCCTGCACAGCGACCACAGCGCCGAGGGGACAAAGAGCCTGTGCAGCAAGGAGCGAGCCGCGGCCGGACAGTCCATTTACCACATCAAGTGGATCAAGTGGAGGGAGGAGAACACGCCGATCATCACCCAGAACGAGAACGGACCGTGTCCACTGCTGGCCATCATGAACGTCCTGCTGCTGGCGTGGAAG gtgaAGATGCCACCGATGATGGAAATTATCACTGCAGAGCAGCTGATGGAGTATCTCG gggACTACATCCTGGAAACCAAACCTAAAGAAATATCAGAGGCTCAGCGACTCAACTATGAGCAG AACATGAGTGATGCCATGGCGGTGCTGCACAAGCTGCAGACGGGTCTGGACGTCAACGTGAAGTTCACAGGGGTGCGGGTGTTCGAGTACACCCCAGAATGCATCGTGTTTGATTTGCTGGACATCCCCCTGTACCACGGCTGGCTGGTCGACCCTCAG ATGCAGGACATCGTCAAGGCCGTGAGCAACTGCAGCTACAACCAGCTGGTGGAGAAGATTATATCCTGCAAACAGTCAGACAACAGCGAGCTGGCAGGTGAAG GCATCGTGGCAGAGCAGTTTCTGAGCAGCACGGCCACTCAGCTGACGTACCACGGCTTATGTGAGCTCACGTCCACCGTGCAGGAGGGAGAGCTCTGCGTCTTCTTCAGGAATAACCACTTCAGCACCATGATCAAGTACAAG GGTCAACTCTACCTCCTGGTCACAGACCAAGGTTTCCTGACGGAGGAGAAAGTCGTGTGGGAGAGTCTGCACAACGTCGACGGAGACGGAAACTTCTGTGACTCAGAGTTCCGGTTGCGTCCGCCCTCGGATCCAGAGACCGTGTACCGCGGACAACAAGATCAGATAGACCAG GATTATCTGATGGCTCTGTcgctgcagcaggagcagcaaagCCACGACCTCCAGTGGGAGCAACTTCCCGAGGGCATCAGTGACTTAGAGCTGGCAAAGAAGCttcaggaagaggaggacagacGAGCGTCCCAGTATTACCAGGAGCAAGAGCAGGAGcaggcggcggcagcggcagcagcagcagcagcagcagcagcagcagcagcagcagcagcacag GGTCAGCAGGAAGGAGCTGAAGGAGACGAAGCAGACCGAGGAGGAGGCGCAGGAGCAGGTGGAGCAGTGGCTGGGacggcagcaggagcagcagcagcaggagcagcaggagcagcaggagcagcaggagccaCAGCCAGTCCAGGAAAACAGTCGAGCAGTGGGGAACGAAAAaccaagaaagaagtgaaggagaaagacaaatgtgttattttgtaa
- the mindy2 gene encoding ubiquitin carboxyl-terminal hydrolase MINDY-2 isoform X1 has translation MENYANLHRDADGSSVCATIAADTSDVSVGGGGKGAVDRRKNSQAPLSTLVSGSCNDSTADVLAPCAVSVTSSAGECDASAALEVSPPAPEALKTDSVAGGSGSGSEDVVSNGMGHDDDDDDDDDDSVLLAAQDREGGASKLVNNKSEGPSPPRAQHSTDLCAEVLAPLAQLAKPTHLCPDNAITAAGDVRPGLPGDRTLSEGLPSGSDRDVSLGGESRSIDSLESFSNLNSCPSSDLNSEGLEDRGLALEDRGLALEDRGLALEDRGLALEDRGLALALHSDHSAEGTKSLCSKERAAAGQSIYHIKWIKWREENTPIITQNENGPCPLLAIMNVLLLAWKVKMPPMMEIITAEQLMEYLGDYILETKPKEISEAQRLNYEQNMSDAMAVLHKLQTGLDVNVKFTGVRVFEYTPECIVFDLLDIPLYHGWLVDPQMQDIVKAVSNCSYNQLVEKIISCKQSDNSELAGEGIVAEQFLSSTATQLTYHGLCELTSTVQEGELCVFFRNNHFSTMIKYKGQLYLLVTDQGFLTEEKVVWESLHNVDGDGNFCDSEFRLRPPSDPETVYRGQQDQIDQDYLMALSLQQEQQSHDLQWEQLPEGISDLELAKKLQEEEDRRASQYYQEQEQEQAAAAAAAAAAAAAAAAAAAQGQQEGAEGDEADRGGGAGAGGAVAGTAAGAAAAGAAGAAGAAGATASPGKQSSSGERKTKKEVKEKDKCVIL, from the exons ATGGAGAACTACGCGAACCTGCATCGAGACGCGGACGGCAGCTCCGTGTGCGCCACGATAGCGGCGGACACGAGCGACGTGAGTGTCGGCGGCGGGGGGAAAGGAGCGGTCGACAGACGCAAGAATAGTCAGGCTCCTCTCAGTACTTTGGTCAGCGGTAGTTGTAATGACAGCACCGCGGACGTCCTCGCTCCCTGTGCGGTCAGTGTCACGTCCAGTGCCGGTGAGTGTGACGCCTCAGCGGCGCTGGAAGTTTCACCGCCAGCGCCGGAGGCTTTGAAGACGGACAGCGTGGCAGGCGGCTCAGGGTCGGGCTCCGAGGATGTGGTCAGTAACGGGATGgggcatgatgatgatgatgatgatgatgacgacgactcGGTGCTGCTGGCCGCACAAGATAGAGAGGGTGGTGCCTCAAAGTTGGTAAACAACAAAAGCGAAGGTCCGTCGCCGCCTCGCGCTCAGCACAGCACAGATTTGTGTGCTGAGGTTTTGGCTCCTTTGGCTCAACTTGCCAAACCCACGCACTTGTGTCCGGACAATGCAATCACAGCAGCGGGAGACGTAAGGCCGGGGCTGCCCGGGGATCGCACCTTATCGGAGGGATTGCCGAGTGGGAGTGACCGCGATGTCAGCCTCGGCGGAGAGTCCCGAAGCATAGATTCACTCGAGTCCTTCTCCAACCTGAACTCGTGCCCCAGCTCGGACCTGAACAGTGAGGGTTTGGAGGACCGAGGACTGGCTCTGGAGGACCGAGGACTGGCTCTGGAGGACCGAGGACTGGCTCTGGAGGACCGAGGACTGGCTCTGGAGGACCGAGGACTGGCTCTGGCCCTGCACAGCGACCACAGCGCCGAGGGGACAAAGAGCCTGTGCAGCAAGGAGCGAGCCGCGGCCGGACAGTCCATTTACCACATCAAGTGGATCAAGTGGAGGGAGGAGAACACGCCGATCATCACCCAGAACGAGAACGGACCGTGTCCACTGCTGGCCATCATGAACGTCCTGCTGCTGGCGTGGAAG gtgaAGATGCCACCGATGATGGAAATTATCACTGCAGAGCAGCTGATGGAGTATCTCG gggACTACATCCTGGAAACCAAACCTAAAGAAATATCAGAGGCTCAGCGACTCAACTATGAGCAG AACATGAGTGATGCCATGGCGGTGCTGCACAAGCTGCAGACGGGTCTGGACGTCAACGTGAAGTTCACAGGGGTGCGGGTGTTCGAGTACACCCCAGAATGCATCGTGTTTGATTTGCTGGACATCCCCCTGTACCACGGCTGGCTGGTCGACCCTCAG ATGCAGGACATCGTCAAGGCCGTGAGCAACTGCAGCTACAACCAGCTGGTGGAGAAGATTATATCCTGCAAACAGTCAGACAACAGCGAGCTGGCAGGTGAAG GCATCGTGGCAGAGCAGTTTCTGAGCAGCACGGCCACTCAGCTGACGTACCACGGCTTATGTGAGCTCACGTCCACCGTGCAGGAGGGAGAGCTCTGCGTCTTCTTCAGGAATAACCACTTCAGCACCATGATCAAGTACAAG GGTCAACTCTACCTCCTGGTCACAGACCAAGGTTTCCTGACGGAGGAGAAAGTCGTGTGGGAGAGTCTGCACAACGTCGACGGAGACGGAAACTTCTGTGACTCAGAGTTCCGGTTGCGTCCGCCCTCGGATCCAGAGACCGTGTACCGCGGACAACAAGATCAGATAGACCAG GATTATCTGATGGCTCTGTcgctgcagcaggagcagcaaagCCACGACCTCCAGTGGGAGCAACTTCCCGAGGGCATCAGTGACTTAGAGCTGGCAAAGAAGCttcaggaagaggaggacagacGAGCGTCCCAGTATTACCAGGAGCAAGAGCAGGAGcaggcggcggcagcggcagcagcagcagcagcagcagcagcagcagcagcagcagcagcacag GGTCAGCAGGAAGGAGCTGAAGGAGACGAAGCAGACCGAGGAGGAGGCGCAGGAGCAGGTGGAGCAGTGGCTGGGacggcagcaggagcagcagcagcaggagcagcaggagcagcaggagcagcaggagccaCAGCCAGTCCAGGAAAACAGTCGAGCAGTGGGGAACGAAAAaccaagaaagaagtgaaggagaaagacaaatgtgttattttgtaa